A window of Apium graveolens cultivar Ventura chromosome 8, ASM990537v1, whole genome shotgun sequence contains these coding sequences:
- the LOC141678287 gene encoding ureide permease 1-like, producing the protein MYLVESKGGAISCMLLALFFLGTWPALLTLLERRGRLPQHTYLDYTITNLLAAVIIAFTFGEIGQSTAEKPNFLIQLSQVNWPSVLFAMAGGVVLSLGNLSTQYAWAFVGLSVTEVITASITVVIGTTLNYFLDDRINKAEILFPGVGCFLIAVCLASGVHASNAKDNKEKLSALESSKIHESGASRLPLSKETNIIALEKDPENGIGTTEKAKVGTADFLLEIENRRSIKVFGKSTFVGLGITFFAGLCFSLFSPAFNLATNDQWDTLEEGVPHLSVYTAFFWFSISCFVIAIILNVSFLYHPVLNLPRSSFKAYLSDWKGREWALLAGLLCGFGNGLQFMGGQAAGYAAADAVQALPLVSTFWGILLFGEYRRSSKRTYILLNSMLMMFIVAVGVLMASSGHRK; encoded by the exons ATGTATCTGGTAGAGAGCAAAGGAGGTGCCATTTCTTGCATGCTGCTTGCACTGTTCTTTTTGGGTACCTGGCCTGCTCTTTTGACTCTCCTGGAAAGACGAGGCCGTCTTCCTCAGCATACGTATCTTGATTATACCATTACTAATCTCTTAGCTGCTGTGATTATTGCTTTCACTTTTGGGGAGATTGGCCAAAGTACAGCTGAAAAGCCAAATTTTTTAATTCAACTCTCTCAG GTTAATTGGCCAAGTGTTTTGTTTGCAATGGCCGGTGGAGTGGTCCTTAGTCTTGGAAACCTCTCAACACAATATGCTTGGGCATTTGTTGGCTTATCAGTGACCGAAGTGATCACTGCAAGCATAACTGTGGTGATAG GAACAACTTTGAACTATTTCTTGGATGACAGAATTAATAAAGCTGAAATACTTTTTCCTGGGGTCGGATGCTTCTTGATTGCTGTTTGTCTAGCCTCAGGTGTTCATGCATCTAATGCAAAAGATAATAAAGAAAAACTCAGTGCTTTGGAAAGTAGTAAAATACATGAATCTGG GGCCTCAAGACTTCCTCTATCAAAAGAAACAAATATAATAGCACTTGAAAAAGATCCGGAAAATGGAATTGGCACAACAGAGAAGGCCAAAGTTGGAACTGCAGACTTTCTTTTAGAAATTGAGAACAGGAGGTCCATTAAG GTATTTGGGAAGAGCACATTCGTTGGTTTGGGCATAACTTTCTTTGCTGGACTTTGCTTTTCCCTCTTTTCTCCAGCATTCAACCTGGCTACGAATGATCAATGGGACACTTTAGAAGAAGGAGTCCCTCATTTAAGTGTCTACACGGCATTTTTCTGGTTTTCGATCTCTTGTTTTGTGATCGCCATCATTCTGAATGTCAGCTTCCTCTATCATCCTGTTCTGAACTTGCCTCGATCATCATTTAAGGCTTATTTGTCAGATTGGAAAGGAAGAGAATGGGCATTATTGGCTGGGCTTCTGTGTGGCTTTGGAAATGGTCTCCAATTTATGGGAGGTCAGGCTGCTGGAtatgcagcagcagatgcagtCCAG GCACTTCCACTCGTGAGCACATTCTGGGGGATCCTTCTGTTTGGAGAGTACCGAAGATCATCAAAGAGGACTTATATATTGCTCAATAGCATGTTGATGATGTTCATTGTTGCTGTTGGAGTTTTAATGGCATCGTCGGGGCATAGGAAATAA
- the LOC141676814 gene encoding oil body-associated protein 1B-like: MEGKNISTHPDIPGEETHTGTALVETATAAIQGFGPINKIHQHLCAFHFYGHDMTRQVEAHHFCAHQNDEMRQCLIYDSPEKDARLIGLEYIVSENLFMTLPDEEKRMWHSHEYEVKSGVLFMPGIPGPIQRQDLDKVAKTYGKVFHFWQVDKGDDLPLGIPQVMMALTRDGQLYNNLKQDVETRFHVCFDSESENRKSMTGPVHGIHPMANAGGKGIKTVLRETDCEPVDSVPRVFV, from the exons ATGGAAGGAAAGAACATCTCAACCCACCCAGATATCCCCGGAGAAGAGACCCACACCGGCACCGCCCTCGTCGAGACTGCCACCGCTGCCATCCAAGGTTTCGGTCCCATCAACAAGATCCATCAGCACCTTTGCGC TTTTCACTTCTATGGGCATGACATGACACGCCAAGTAGAAGCGCACCACTTCTGCGCACACCAAAACGATGAGATGAGGCAGTGCCTAATCTACGACAGCCCCGAGAAAGATGCTCGTCTCATCGGCCTCGAATACATAGTCTCGGAGAATCTGTTCATGACACTCCCGGACGAGGAGAAACGTATGTGGCATTCCCACGAGTACGAAGTCAAGAGCGGCGTCCTGTTCATGCCAGGCATTCCAGGGCCTATCCAGCGCCAGGATCTTGATAAAGTGGCCAAGACTTACGGCAAAGTGTTTCATTTTTGGCAGGTGGACAAAGGCGATGATCTCCCGTTGGGAATTCCGCAGGTTATGATGGCGTTAACGAGAGACGGGCAGCTGTATAATAATCTGAAACAGGATGTGGAGACTAGGTTTCATGTTTGTTTTGACAGTGAGAGTGAGAACAGGAAGTCTATGACTGGGCCGGTGCATGGGATTCATCCCATGGCGAATGCGGGTGGGAAGGGGATCAAGACGGTGTTGAGGGAGACTGATTGTGAGCCTGTTGATTCTGTTCCAAGGGTGTTTGTCTGA